The proteins below come from a single Beutenbergia cavernae DSM 12333 genomic window:
- a CDS encoding DUF3043 domain-containing protein: MLGRKKNDADAAVQDAPSSTMTAADVGQEPDEGKKGRPTPKRREAEAKNRRPLVQNDRKAAARENRVKASEARAKMNEAMVTGDDRYLPARDKGPVRRYIRDYIDARWNLGEFFLPVSLAVVLVILFLGNRPELAIYVILGLYAVVLIAVVDAVITASIMKRKLVAKFGVGKIPRGSVLYAVMRAFQIRRTRMPKPQVKRGEYPS, translated from the coding sequence GTGCTGGGACGGAAGAAGAACGACGCCGACGCCGCGGTGCAGGACGCGCCCTCGTCGACGATGACGGCTGCCGACGTCGGCCAGGAGCCGGACGAGGGCAAGAAGGGCCGCCCGACGCCGAAGCGCCGCGAGGCCGAGGCGAAGAACCGCCGTCCCCTCGTGCAGAACGACCGCAAGGCCGCCGCACGCGAGAACCGCGTCAAGGCCTCCGAGGCCCGGGCGAAGATGAACGAGGCCATGGTGACCGGCGACGACCGGTACCTGCCGGCGCGTGACAAGGGTCCGGTGCGGCGGTACATCCGCGACTACATCGACGCCCGGTGGAACCTCGGCGAGTTCTTCCTCCCCGTGTCGCTCGCCGTCGTCCTCGTGATCCTGTTCCTGGGCAACCGCCCTGAGCTCGCGATCTACGTGATCCTCGGGCTGTACGCCGTGGTGCTCATCGCCGTGGTCGACGCCGTCATCACGGCGTCGATCATGAAGCGCAAGCTCGTCGCGAAGTTCGGGGTGGGCAAGATCCCGCGCGGCTCCGTGCTGTACGCCGTCATGCGCGCGTTCCAGATCCGCCGCACCCGCATGCCGAAGCCGCAGGTCAAGCGCGGCGAGTACCCCAGCTGA
- a CDS encoding aldo/keto reductase family protein — MVAFRHLGSSGLKISEITYGNWLTHGSQVENDAALACVRAALDAGITTFDTADTYANTKAEEVLGDALAGQRRESLEIFTKVYFPTGPKGPNDTGLSRKHILEAIDGSLTRLRTDYVDLYQAHRYDHATPLTETMQAFADVVRAGKALYIGVSEWTAEQLRAGHALAQELGIQLISNQPQYSAIWRVIEPEVVPTSRELGISQIVWSPVAQGILTGKYAPGAAPPAGSRATDTKGGASMISRFLGDDELLGRVQDLRPIADELGLTMAQLALAWVLQNDNVAAAIIGASRPEQVTENVAASGVSIPAELLERIDAVLGDSVVSDPRLTDEVSPRERLA; from the coding sequence ATGGTCGCCTTCCGCCACCTCGGCAGCTCCGGTCTGAAGATCTCCGAGATCACCTACGGCAACTGGCTCACGCACGGCTCCCAGGTGGAGAACGACGCGGCGCTGGCGTGCGTCCGCGCCGCGCTCGACGCGGGCATCACGACGTTCGACACCGCCGACACGTACGCCAACACCAAGGCGGAGGAGGTGCTGGGCGACGCGCTCGCCGGCCAGCGGCGGGAGAGCCTCGAGATCTTCACCAAGGTCTACTTCCCGACCGGCCCGAAGGGCCCGAACGACACCGGCCTGTCGCGCAAGCACATCCTCGAGGCCATCGACGGCTCCCTGACCCGGCTGCGCACCGACTACGTGGACCTGTACCAGGCGCACCGCTACGACCACGCCACCCCGCTCACGGAGACGATGCAGGCGTTCGCCGACGTCGTCCGCGCGGGCAAGGCGCTGTACATCGGGGTCAGCGAGTGGACGGCGGAGCAGCTGCGCGCCGGGCACGCGCTGGCTCAGGAGCTCGGGATCCAGCTCATCTCGAACCAGCCGCAGTACTCGGCGATCTGGCGCGTCATCGAGCCCGAGGTGGTTCCCACGTCACGGGAGCTCGGCATCTCGCAGATCGTGTGGTCGCCGGTCGCGCAGGGCATCCTCACGGGGAAGTACGCGCCTGGGGCGGCGCCGCCGGCCGGGTCCCGCGCCACCGACACCAAGGGCGGCGCGTCGATGATCTCGCGGTTCCTCGGCGACGACGAGCTGCTCGGCCGGGTACAAGACCTGCGCCCGATCGCCGACGAGCTCGGCCTGACGATGGCGCAGCTCGCGCTCGCCTGGGTGCTGCAGAACGACAACGTGGCCGCCGCCATCATCGGTGCCTCGCGCCCGGAGCAGGTCACGGAGAACGTCGCGGCGTCCGGGGTGAGCATCCCCGCCGAGCTGCTCGAGCGGATCGACGCCGTGCTCGGCGACAGCGTCGTCAGCGACCCGCGGCTGACGGACGAGGTGTCGCCCCGCGAGCGCCTCGCCTGA
- a CDS encoding carbohydrate ABC transporter permease, translating into MVNVLLGLVIVAAVLPLLVVVSASFTPYSEILSNGGYTLPTEFTLDGYRMVLADSRLQQGFVVTTFVTVVGTALNLVVSVLFAYPLSQHRLPGRRGILFVALLTTLFSAGIIPTYLVVKATGLLDTVWAMIIPTTISVFNVFILKTFFEGIPGELFEAARIDGAGELRLLLRIVVPLAVPVLMTIGLFYAVGHWNTFMAAVLYIRDADLQPLQVVLRNLLTEVSSDAAADPDAVVPTVTFRMSAVVLTALPMILLYPFIQKHFRHGVMLGSVKG; encoded by the coding sequence GTGGTCAACGTCCTCCTCGGGCTCGTCATCGTGGCGGCGGTGCTCCCGCTCCTCGTGGTGGTGTCCGCGTCGTTCACCCCGTACTCCGAGATCCTGAGCAACGGCGGCTACACGCTCCCGACAGAGTTCACGCTGGACGGGTACCGCATGGTCCTCGCGGACTCGCGTCTGCAGCAGGGCTTCGTCGTGACGACGTTCGTCACGGTGGTGGGCACGGCGCTCAACCTCGTCGTGTCGGTCCTCTTCGCCTACCCGTTGAGCCAGCACCGCCTCCCGGGGCGGCGCGGCATCCTGTTCGTCGCGCTCCTCACGACGCTGTTCTCGGCCGGGATCATCCCCACGTATCTCGTCGTCAAGGCGACCGGGCTGCTCGACACCGTCTGGGCGATGATCATCCCGACGACGATCAGCGTGTTCAACGTCTTCATCCTCAAGACGTTCTTCGAGGGGATCCCCGGTGAGCTGTTCGAGGCCGCCCGGATCGACGGCGCGGGAGAGCTCCGGCTGCTGCTGCGCATCGTGGTACCGCTCGCGGTGCCGGTGCTCATGACGATCGGCTTGTTCTACGCCGTCGGGCACTGGAACACGTTCATGGCCGCGGTGCTCTACATCCGTGACGCCGACCTGCAACCTCTGCAGGTCGTGCTGCGGAACCTCCTCACGGAGGTCTCCTCCGACGCGGCGGCGGATCCAGACGCCGTCGTCCCCACCGTCACGTTCCGGATGAGTGCCGTGGTGCTCACCGCCCTGCCGATGATCCTGCTCTACCCGTTCATCCAGAAGCACTTCCGGCACGGCGTCATGCTGGGCTCCGTCAAGGGGTGA
- a CDS encoding quinone-dependent dihydroorotate dehydrogenase, with amino-acid sequence MYGALFSTVALRFDPERAHHVAGTLIRVAGAVPPLRWVLERTFGRPHGQGVELFGRHLRSRFALAAGFDKDATMVAGLAALGFAAVEIGTVTAVAQPGNPRPRLFRVTAQRALLNRMGFNNGGAEAVARRLHRLRSTRHGRALVVGANIGKSKVTAAADAVADYRASARALAPYVDYVVVNVSSPNTPGLRDLQAVDALRPILVAVLAESGRVAHRDVPVLVKIAPDLADDDVRAIARLARELGLEGVVAANTTIRHDVGVGGLSGPPLLTRGLEVVRLARAELGPGGTVIGVGGVSDARDAAAYLDAGADLVQAYTGLIYDGPAWPGRVGRALADATDAGRRQ; translated from the coding sequence GTGTACGGCGCGTTGTTCTCCACCGTGGCCCTGCGGTTCGATCCGGAGCGCGCGCACCACGTCGCCGGGACGCTCATCCGCGTGGCCGGCGCGGTCCCGCCGCTCAGGTGGGTGCTCGAGCGGACGTTCGGCCGCCCGCACGGACAGGGCGTCGAGCTGTTCGGCCGGCACCTGCGCAGCCGGTTCGCGCTGGCCGCGGGGTTCGACAAGGACGCCACGATGGTCGCCGGGCTCGCCGCGCTCGGATTCGCCGCCGTCGAGATCGGCACGGTGACGGCGGTGGCACAGCCGGGCAACCCGCGGCCCCGACTGTTTCGCGTGACCGCCCAGCGTGCTCTCCTCAACCGGATGGGCTTCAACAACGGCGGGGCCGAGGCCGTCGCTCGACGCCTGCACCGCCTGCGCTCGACGCGGCACGGGCGGGCCCTCGTCGTCGGCGCCAACATCGGGAAGTCGAAGGTGACGGCGGCGGCCGACGCCGTGGCCGACTACCGGGCGAGCGCGCGCGCCCTCGCCCCGTACGTGGACTACGTCGTCGTGAACGTCTCCAGCCCGAACACGCCCGGGCTGCGGGACCTGCAGGCGGTGGACGCGCTCCGGCCGATCCTCGTGGCGGTGCTCGCGGAGTCCGGCCGCGTCGCGCACCGGGACGTCCCGGTGCTCGTGAAGATCGCTCCGGACCTCGCCGACGACGACGTGCGCGCGATCGCCCGGCTCGCCCGCGAGCTCGGGCTCGAGGGTGTCGTCGCCGCGAACACCACGATCCGCCACGACGTCGGCGTCGGCGGGCTGTCCGGACCGCCGTTGCTGACCCGCGGTCTCGAGGTGGTGCGGCTCGCGCGGGCCGAGCTGGGACCGGGAGGCACGGTGATCGGCGTCGGCGGCGTGAGCGACGCCCGCGACGCCGCCGCGTACCTCGACGCCGGCGCCGACCTCGTTCAGGCCTACACGGGGCTCATCTACGACGGGCCCGCGTGGCCCGGGCGGGTCGGCCGCGCCCTGGCCGACGCCACGGACGCCGGGAGGCGGCAGTGA
- a CDS encoding ABC transporter permease has product MTLQQTRAPERVESSTPAPPEVGRPRQARRRFWSFRTLLLMLVPGLLYLAVYKYGPMYGVLIAFKDYSIREGIAGSPWASPFYTHFEQFWTSPYFSTLMTNTVLISVYKLVAGTIPPIIVALLFNECRLRWFRRLAQTVSYMPHFLSWVIVYGVTIALLSQSTGLVNGFLRDNFGFTIGFLTSNTWFRSVLVGSDLWKDIGWGAIIYLAAMIGIDRTFYEAARVDGAGRFRQIWHITLPGIRPVIILLLVLKLGNILDAGFDQVYIFYNIQVYPTGDIIDTWVYRAGLENLNYSLAAAVGLFKSVIGLVLIVVANRIARRWSAQLW; this is encoded by the coding sequence ATGACGCTCCAGCAGACGCGCGCTCCTGAGCGGGTCGAGTCGTCCACCCCGGCGCCGCCGGAGGTCGGACGCCCACGCCAGGCGCGGCGGCGGTTCTGGTCGTTCCGGACCCTCCTGCTCATGCTCGTTCCCGGCCTGCTCTACCTGGCGGTCTACAAGTACGGTCCGATGTACGGCGTCCTCATCGCATTCAAGGACTACTCCATCCGTGAGGGGATCGCCGGGAGCCCCTGGGCGTCACCGTTCTACACACACTTCGAGCAGTTCTGGACGTCGCCGTACTTCAGCACCCTCATGACGAACACGGTGCTGATCTCGGTGTACAAGCTCGTCGCGGGCACCATCCCGCCGATCATCGTCGCGCTGCTGTTCAACGAGTGTCGGCTGCGCTGGTTCCGGCGGTTGGCGCAGACCGTGAGCTACATGCCGCACTTCCTGTCGTGGGTGATCGTGTACGGCGTCACCATCGCATTGCTGTCGCAGAGCACGGGCCTCGTGAACGGTTTCCTCCGCGACAACTTCGGCTTCACGATCGGCTTCCTGACCTCGAACACGTGGTTCCGCAGCGTGCTGGTCGGCTCCGACCTGTGGAAGGACATCGGCTGGGGCGCGATCATCTACCTCGCCGCGATGATCGGGATCGACCGCACGTTCTACGAGGCGGCTCGCGTGGACGGCGCGGGCCGTTTCCGGCAGATCTGGCACATCACGCTGCCCGGGATCCGGCCCGTCATCATCCTGCTGCTCGTCCTCAAGCTCGGGAACATCCTCGACGCCGGGTTCGACCAGGTCTACATCTTCTACAACATCCAGGTCTATCCGACCGGCGACATCATCGACACCTGGGTCTACCGGGCCGGTCTGGAGAACCTGAACTACAGCCTCGCGGCGGCGGTCGGCCTGTTCAAGTCCGTCATCGGGCTCGTGCTCATCGTCGTCGCCAACCGCATCGCACGACGATGGAGCGCGCAGCTATGGTGA
- a CDS encoding dipeptidase, translating to MVSPTPDLAHLRARTAAEFPRLRADLEDLVRIPSVSAAAFDREHVEASARAVAELLRGAGMESVDVLRVDGADGVPGAPAVVAHRAGPEGSPRVLLYAHHDVQPPGPSSSWGSDPFEPVERDGRLYGRGAADDKAGVVAHLGALRVLGEELGVGVTVFVEGEEEIGSPTFAQFLATYADRLAAGVIVVADSSNWKVGVPALTTSLRGLVDLVVRVEVLEHDVHSGMFGGPILDAPTLLARLIATLHDDAGDVAVAGLVSEDSAGVDYPEAEFRADAAVLDGVRLAGTGALASRLWRRPALSVIGIDARSIAEASNTIAARASARLSLRIAPGQDPLAAEQALTRHLLDHAPFGARVVVEPGERGQSFAAPADSPAMVAARAAMADAWGTPPVDVGLGGSIPFIADLLEQFPDAEILVTGVEDPDSRAHGADESVHLGELERAVLAEAALLARLGARPARG from the coding sequence ATGGTCTCTCCCACCCCCGACCTCGCCCACCTGCGCGCCCGCACGGCCGCGGAGTTCCCGCGGCTGCGTGCCGACCTCGAGGACCTCGTCCGCATCCCGAGCGTGTCGGCCGCCGCGTTCGACCGGGAGCACGTCGAGGCGAGTGCGCGCGCCGTCGCGGAGCTGCTGCGCGGCGCGGGGATGGAGTCCGTCGACGTGCTGCGCGTCGACGGAGCCGACGGCGTCCCGGGGGCTCCCGCCGTCGTGGCCCACCGCGCCGGTCCCGAGGGCTCGCCGCGGGTGCTGCTGTACGCGCACCACGACGTCCAGCCTCCCGGCCCGTCCTCGTCGTGGGGCAGCGACCCGTTCGAGCCGGTGGAGCGGGACGGCCGCCTGTACGGGCGCGGTGCCGCCGACGACAAGGCGGGCGTCGTGGCGCACCTGGGAGCGCTCCGGGTCCTCGGCGAGGAGCTCGGCGTCGGCGTGACGGTGTTCGTCGAGGGCGAGGAGGAGATCGGTTCCCCGACCTTCGCGCAGTTCCTCGCCACGTACGCCGACCGGCTCGCCGCCGGCGTCATCGTGGTGGCCGACTCCAGCAACTGGAAGGTGGGCGTACCGGCGCTGACGACGTCGCTGCGCGGCCTGGTCGACCTGGTCGTCCGCGTCGAGGTGCTCGAGCACGACGTGCACTCCGGCATGTTCGGCGGGCCGATCCTGGACGCCCCGACGCTGCTGGCGCGCCTGATCGCGACCCTGCACGACGACGCCGGCGACGTGGCCGTGGCCGGCCTGGTCTCCGAGGACTCGGCCGGTGTCGACTACCCGGAGGCGGAGTTCCGCGCGGATGCGGCGGTGCTGGACGGCGTCCGGCTGGCCGGTACCGGCGCGCTCGCCTCGCGGCTGTGGCGCCGTCCCGCGCTGAGCGTCATCGGCATCGACGCGCGCAGCATCGCCGAGGCGTCGAACACGATCGCCGCCCGCGCGAGTGCGCGCCTGAGCCTGCGGATCGCTCCCGGGCAGGACCCGCTCGCGGCCGAGCAGGCGCTCACCCGTCACCTGCTCGACCACGCCCCGTTCGGCGCCCGCGTGGTGGTCGAGCCGGGGGAGCGCGGGCAGTCGTTCGCGGCTCCGGCGGACTCGCCGGCGATGGTCGCGGCGCGCGCCGCCATGGCCGACGCCTGGGGGACGCCGCCGGTGGACGTCGGGCTCGGCGGGTCGATCCCGTTCATCGCTGACCTGCTCGAGCAGTTCCCCGACGCGGAGATCCTCGTGACCGGCGTCGAGGATCCCGACTCGCGTGCCCACGGCGCCGACGAGAGCGTGCACCTGGGCGAGCTCGAACGCGCCGTGCTCGCCGAGGCGGCGCTCCTCGCCCGGCTGGGCGCTCGACCAGCTCGCGGCTGA
- a CDS encoding leucyl aminopeptidase: protein MPTPTKPSDVTLSQRTAAEAQADVLVVPLATGDGPGGATPAVAGLDDVVERAVIAAIRTLRLAGTADEVTKVPAPDGIGAQLLVLTGTGAVPGAATEEALRRAAGAALRALTGHPSAALAFPDDSPDQVGAAAEGALLGAYGYRRYRAGAAAPSDVTILTSHTRAKAYRRAVEDAAVVARAVSGTRDLVNAAPADLYPASFADAAKAAAKGTKVKVSVLDDADLVAGGYGGLVGVGQGSARPPRLVKVVYSPARARTHVALVGKGITFDSGGLSIKPAKGMETMKSDMAGAAAVLHTVLAAAALELPVRVTGWLALAENMPSGTAQRPSDVITIRGGTTVEVLNTDAEGRLVLADALVAACEESPDAVIDIATLTGAQVVALGTRVSAVMGTDDVRDAVVSAADDAGEQFWPMPLPSELRASLDSPVADLANIGDRFGGMLVAGIFLSEFVGDVPWGHLDVAGPAFNEGSPHGYTPKGGTGVGVRTLLSYLERVSAR from the coding sequence ATGCCTACGCCGACGAAGCCCTCCGACGTCACGCTCAGCCAGCGCACCGCCGCGGAGGCCCAGGCCGACGTGCTGGTCGTCCCGCTCGCGACCGGTGACGGACCCGGCGGCGCGACTCCCGCCGTCGCCGGTCTCGACGACGTCGTCGAGCGGGCCGTCATCGCAGCGATCCGCACGTTGCGCCTGGCGGGGACGGCCGACGAGGTGACCAAGGTCCCGGCGCCGGACGGGATCGGCGCACAGCTGCTGGTGCTGACCGGGACCGGTGCGGTCCCGGGCGCCGCGACCGAGGAGGCCCTGCGCCGCGCCGCCGGCGCCGCGCTCCGCGCCCTCACCGGCCACCCGAGCGCTGCCCTCGCGTTCCCCGACGACTCCCCCGACCAGGTCGGTGCCGCCGCCGAGGGCGCGCTCCTCGGCGCGTACGGCTACCGGCGATACCGGGCCGGTGCGGCCGCGCCGTCCGACGTGACGATCCTCACGTCGCACACGCGCGCCAAGGCGTACCGGAGGGCCGTCGAGGACGCCGCCGTCGTCGCCCGCGCGGTCAGCGGCACCCGTGACCTCGTCAACGCGGCGCCGGCGGACCTCTACCCCGCCTCCTTCGCTGATGCCGCGAAGGCGGCGGCGAAGGGCACCAAGGTCAAGGTGAGCGTGCTCGACGACGCCGACCTCGTGGCCGGCGGGTACGGCGGCCTCGTCGGCGTCGGACAGGGCTCGGCCCGGCCGCCGCGGCTCGTCAAGGTCGTGTACTCGCCGGCCCGGGCACGCACGCACGTCGCGCTCGTCGGCAAGGGCATCACGTTCGACTCCGGTGGGCTCTCGATCAAGCCTGCCAAGGGCATGGAGACGATGAAGAGCGACATGGCGGGCGCCGCCGCCGTGCTCCACACCGTCCTCGCGGCCGCCGCGCTCGAGCTCCCGGTGCGCGTGACCGGGTGGCTCGCGCTCGCCGAGAACATGCCGTCCGGGACGGCACAGCGACCGTCCGACGTCATCACGATCCGCGGGGGGACGACCGTCGAGGTCCTGAACACCGACGCCGAGGGACGCCTCGTCCTCGCCGACGCGCTCGTGGCCGCCTGCGAGGAGTCGCCGGACGCCGTCATCGACATCGCCACGCTCACCGGCGCGCAGGTGGTCGCGCTCGGCACCCGCGTCAGCGCCGTGATGGGCACCGACGACGTCCGGGACGCCGTCGTCTCGGCAGCCGACGACGCCGGCGAGCAGTTCTGGCCGATGCCGCTGCCGAGCGAGCTCCGGGCGAGCCTCGACTCCCCCGTGGCCGACCTCGCGAACATCGGCGACCGGTTCGGCGGCATGCTCGTGGCGGGCATCTTCCTGTCGGAGTTCGTCGGCGACGTCCCGTGGGGACACCTCGACGTCGCGGGACCCGCGTTCAACGAGGGGTCGCCGCACGGTTACACGCCGAAGGGCGGAACCGGTGTCGGCGTGCGGACGCTGCTGTCCTACCTCGAGCGGGTCTCCGCCCGCTGA
- the erpA gene encoding iron-sulfur cluster insertion protein ErpA, whose product MTESLTTEVETTHEVELTDVAAAKVKALLEQEGRDDLRLRVAVQPGGCSGLIYQLYFDERVLDGDALRDFDGVEVVVDKMSVPYLVGATIDFADTIEKQGFTIDNPNASGSCACGDSFH is encoded by the coding sequence ATGACCGAGTCCCTGACGACCGAGGTCGAGACGACCCACGAGGTCGAGCTGACCGACGTCGCGGCTGCCAAGGTCAAGGCGCTGCTCGAGCAGGAGGGGCGCGACGACCTGCGGCTGCGGGTCGCCGTCCAGCCCGGCGGCTGCTCGGGCCTCATCTACCAGCTGTACTTCGACGAGCGGGTGCTCGACGGCGACGCGCTGCGCGACTTCGACGGCGTCGAGGTCGTGGTCGACAAGATGAGCGTCCCGTACCTCGTCGGCGCGACGATCGACTTCGCCGACACCATCGAGAAGCAGGGCTTCACGATCGACAACCCGAACGCCTCGGGATCGTGCGCCTGCGGCGACTCGTTCCACTGA
- a CDS encoding FKBP-type peptidyl-prolyl cis-trans isomerase: MRRTVPHLIVTAVAAALVLAACSSGEPAGSEGSEEPTSSASGDTASGATEATDLFEASGAFGEKPTLTFPGETPPEGLQAEVLSEGDGPVVEPGSVVAAHYLGQVWGSDTPFDNSYDGGAAVPFSLNTVVAGWTQGIPGHAVGSRILLSIPADLGYGPQGGNAQAGIGAEDTIVFVVDIVEAFGPEVVGEAGAEPTGEELPVTYDGELGEPVSGVTLVEGATLAAEPTSTTIATGTGEPIAAGQGVVAQYALTSEDGASQASTWDTSQEGFGPIAAAVGSGTFLDLVEGVPIGSRVLVQLPGNDQQPSALAVVVDLVAVAPQG, encoded by the coding sequence GTGCGCCGTACCGTCCCTCACCTGATCGTCACGGCCGTCGCCGCGGCGCTCGTGCTCGCCGCCTGCAGCTCGGGCGAACCCGCCGGCTCCGAGGGGTCCGAGGAACCGACCTCGAGCGCGTCGGGTGACACCGCCAGCGGCGCCACGGAGGCGACCGACCTGTTCGAGGCGTCCGGCGCGTTCGGCGAGAAGCCGACGCTGACGTTCCCGGGCGAGACCCCGCCCGAGGGCCTCCAGGCGGAGGTGCTGAGCGAGGGTGACGGACCCGTCGTCGAACCGGGATCGGTCGTCGCGGCGCACTACCTCGGCCAGGTCTGGGGATCCGACACACCGTTCGACAACTCCTACGACGGCGGCGCCGCCGTCCCGTTCAGCCTCAACACCGTCGTCGCGGGCTGGACACAGGGGATCCCGGGGCACGCCGTCGGCAGCCGGATCCTCCTGAGCATCCCCGCCGACCTCGGCTACGGCCCGCAGGGCGGGAACGCGCAGGCCGGGATCGGCGCGGAGGACACGATCGTGTTCGTCGTCGACATCGTGGAGGCGTTCGGTCCTGAGGTCGTCGGCGAGGCGGGTGCCGAGCCGACGGGCGAGGAGCTGCCCGTGACGTACGACGGCGAGCTCGGCGAGCCGGTGTCCGGTGTCACGCTGGTCGAGGGCGCCACGCTCGCCGCCGAGCCGACGAGCACGACGATCGCCACGGGCACGGGCGAGCCGATCGCGGCGGGTCAGGGCGTCGTCGCTCAGTACGCGCTGACGAGCGAGGACGGCGCCTCGCAGGCGTCGACGTGGGACACGTCGCAGGAGGGGTTCGGCCCGATCGCCGCGGCGGTCGGCTCGGGCACGTTCCTCGACCTCGTCGAGGGGGTGCCGATCGGCAGCCGGGTGCTCGTCCAGCTGCCCGGGAACGACCAGCAGCCGAGCGCGCTCGCCGTCGTCGTCGACCTCGTCGCGGTGGCGCCCCAGGGGTGA
- a CDS encoding YesL family protein, giving the protein MTSRSPDGAGPWSRVVDLLAGFWRAVGINALWLVASLPIVTIGPATVALMAMARDDVMGRPRPAARAFVAYVRENVAVGLALSTMTLGAVGSFALLWRLDPAGGTTATRVLQVVSLVGLIAVAPVIAHGYALAAHTQQGVRGVYRASVIMAFARPGETVLALAVVAALVLLSWYWPFSVLLAGYVGSRAIFTTFRRTFAALQDPKGASDDAPADARS; this is encoded by the coding sequence GTGACCTCACGCTCGCCCGACGGCGCCGGCCCTTGGTCGCGGGTCGTCGATCTCCTGGCGGGGTTCTGGCGGGCGGTCGGGATCAACGCCCTGTGGCTCGTGGCGTCGCTGCCGATCGTGACGATCGGACCCGCGACCGTCGCGCTCATGGCGATGGCGCGGGACGACGTCATGGGTCGTCCTCGCCCGGCGGCCCGTGCGTTCGTGGCGTACGTCCGCGAGAACGTCGCCGTCGGCCTGGCACTGTCGACCATGACGCTGGGCGCCGTCGGCTCCTTCGCGCTGCTCTGGCGCCTTGACCCCGCCGGGGGGACGACGGCGACCCGTGTGCTGCAGGTCGTGTCGCTCGTGGGCCTGATCGCCGTGGCCCCGGTGATCGCGCACGGGTACGCGCTGGCGGCGCACACCCAGCAGGGCGTGCGTGGGGTGTACCGGGCGAGCGTGATCATGGCGTTCGCCCGGCCCGGCGAGACCGTGCTGGCGCTCGCGGTCGTGGCGGCCCTCGTGCTGCTGTCCTGGTACTGGCCGTTCTCCGTGCTGCTCGCAGGCTACGTCGGGTCGCGCGCCATCTTCACGACCTTCCGGCGCACGTTCGCGGCGCTCCAGGACCCGAAGGGCGCGAGCGATGACGCTCCAGCAGACGCGCGCTCCTGA
- a CDS encoding glycerate kinase — protein MRALLAAGAFTGTPSAVAAVRALAKGWASTAADELDEAPMSDGGVGLLAAVHAWRGGQTHAVTVAGPLGAPVPAAVLVTGTDEGGPVAYLEAGEAVGTHLAPDDASAAEAALHGTSVGVGQLLVAALELGARRVVLGAGDAATHDGGWGLLRALAGGEGAADPTADAAEVLAGARDRLAGVTLDVAAASGDPLVGLHGAGAALTTRTGLDAAQAQERESTLAPRLDALERAALALAPRALPVAGARTPARPARRTGSGVGGGVGFAASLLGARVHPGGRLVASELGLDARAGRADVVLTGSAVIDAAQIADGGPGIVAAVGHAASAHGVPVVVVGEHIGVGRRESAPIGVSALYEVDDDGAEAALAARAARVARTWSW, from the coding sequence GTGCGGGCCCTGCTCGCCGCCGGCGCGTTCACCGGGACGCCGAGCGCCGTGGCCGCCGTGCGTGCGCTGGCCAAGGGGTGGGCGTCCACCGCGGCCGACGAGCTCGACGAGGCCCCGATGTCCGACGGCGGGGTGGGGCTGCTCGCGGCGGTGCACGCGTGGCGCGGCGGGCAGACCCACGCCGTGACGGTCGCCGGGCCGCTCGGCGCGCCGGTGCCGGCCGCCGTGCTCGTGACCGGCACGGACGAGGGGGGCCCGGTGGCCTACCTCGAGGCCGGGGAGGCGGTCGGTACGCACCTGGCGCCCGACGACGCGTCGGCGGCCGAGGCGGCGCTGCACGGGACGAGCGTCGGCGTCGGGCAGCTGCTCGTCGCCGCGCTCGAGCTCGGCGCTCGGCGCGTGGTCCTCGGCGCGGGAGACGCCGCCACGCACGACGGCGGATGGGGCCTTCTCCGGGCGCTCGCCGGTGGCGAGGGAGCCGCAGACCCGACCGCGGACGCCGCGGAGGTCCTCGCGGGTGCGCGGGACCGCCTCGCCGGCGTGACCCTCGACGTGGCGGCGGCGAGCGGCGACCCGCTCGTGGGCCTGCACGGCGCGGGAGCGGCACTGACCACCCGCACCGGCCTCGACGCGGCGCAGGCGCAGGAGCGCGAGAGCACCTTGGCTCCCCGGCTCGACGCGCTCGAGCGCGCGGCGCTCGCGCTGGCTCCGCGCGCGCTGCCCGTGGCCGGCGCGCGAACGCCCGCCCGGCCGGCCCGCCGGACGGGATCCGGGGTCGGCGGCGGCGTGGGCTTCGCGGCGTCGCTGCTCGGAGCCCGGGTGCATCCCGGGGGCCGGCTGGTCGCGTCGGAGCTCGGCCTCGACGCACGAGCGGGCCGGGCCGACGTCGTCCTCACGGGGTCGGCGGTCATCGACGCCGCGCAGATCGCCGACGGCGGACCGGGGATCGTCGCCGCCGTCGGGCACGCCGCGTCGGCGCACGGCGTGCCCGTCGTCGTGGTCGGCGAGCACATCGGCGTCGGCAGGCGCGAGTCCGCTCCCATCGGCGTCAGCGCGTTGTACGAGGTCGACGACGACGGCGCGGAGGCCGCCCTGGCCGCGCGCGCCGCCCGCGTCGCCCGCACCTGGTCCTGGTGA